The genomic region AAGCATTTTTCAGGATGATGCGCTGCTCCTCATTATAGAGCATCTGCCATGACTGCTGTTCTGAAATTTCGATTGCCTCACGGTCCAGCGAGCCCCTGACGTTCAGCAGTGCAGCATCGAAGTGCGCTTTTGTGATCATCACATTCTTGATGGCGTCCTTTCGTTCCTGCTCGCCCCGGGTACCCATTACGACAATGAATTCACGCATTGCCGCCATCTTGGCTTCCCGGACAAGCGATTCGATATCTGCACCCACGTACCCTTCGGTCTGTTTTACCAGTGCATCGATATCCACATCCTTGGCAAGGATACTTCCCGTATCCCCACCGAGGTAGACTTCGAAGATCTTCTTCCGGCTGTCTTCATCCGGTGCCGGTACGTAGATGTGCCGTTCGAGCCGACCGGGACGGAGCAGGGCATCATCCAGCATGTCCGGGCGGTTCGTTGCTGCAAGGATGGTGACATTCTTGAGTTCTTCCATGCCGTCGAGTTCAGTCAGGATCTGGGAGACTACACTCTCGGTTACGTGAGATGACCCCTCAAAGCTTCCCCGTTTTGGGACCAGCGCATCGATCTCATCAAAGAAGATGATAGACGGCGATGCCTGCCGCGCTTTCCTGAAGATCTCCCGGACACCTTTTTCAGATTCCCCGACCCATTTCGAGAGCAGTTCAGGGCCTTTGACCGCAATGAAGTTGCACTCGCTCTCGTTTGCTACCGCTTTTGCAAGCAGGGTCTTTCCCGTGCCGGGCGGACCGAAGAGGAGAATTCCTTTAGGGGGTTTGGTCTGGAGTTGCTCAAATACCTCCGGGTACTTCAGTGGCCACTCAACTGCTTCTTTGAGCTCCTGCTTGGTTTCTTCAAGTCCACCTACCTGTTTCCAGGTGATATCGGGTACTTCAACAAGCACCTCGCGCATTGCCGAGGGTTCTACATGCTTACGGGCCTCGGCAAAGTCATCGTTAGTTACCCGCAATGCATCAAGTACTTCATTGGGGATCTCCTCATCGAGCTTAATCTGGGGGATTATCTTTCGAATTGCATGCATTGCCGCTTCTTTCACAAGCAATGCGACATCCGCTCCTACAAACCCGTGGGTGGAATTTGCGTATTCCTCAATTTTCACATCATCTGCCAACGGGACGCCCCGGGTGTGTACCTGGAAGATCTCCATGCGCCCTTTTTTATCCGGGATACCGATCTCAATCTCCCGGTCAAACCGTCCCCCACGGCGGAGTGCCGGGTCAATGGAATCCGGCAGGTTGGTTGCGGCGATCACAATAACCTGCCCGCGTCCTTTCAGACCGTCCATGAGTGCAAGCAGCTGGGCAACCACGCGTCGCTCCAGTTCTCCCTTGGTGTCTTCACGTTTGGGTGCGATGGAGTCGACTTCATCGATGAAGATGATCGCTGGTGCATTAGCCTGTGCTTCTTCAAAGACTTCCCGGAGTTTTCCCTCGCTGGCCCCATAGGTACCGCTGACGATCTCCGGGCCGGAGATGGTGATGAAATGGGCATCCACTTCATTTGCTACCGCTTTTGCGATCAGGGTCTTACCCGTTCCCGGAGGCCCGTAAAGCAACACACCCTTAGGCGGCTGAATCCCCAGGCGTTCAAAGATTTCAGGGTGCCGCAGCGGAAGTTCGATCATCTCCCGCACGAGTTGCAGTTCCCGTCCCAGTCCCCCGATGTCTTCATAGTGAATGTCGGAGAGCTCCCTCTTTCCCTCTTCGGGTTTGTAAGGCTCTTCCTTGAGTTCAATCTCGGTCTCATCAGTAACAATCGCAATTCCTTTCGGAGCGACTTTTGCTATCACTAACGTGATTGAATTGCCGATCACATCCACGCGGACAGTCTGGCCTTCCATCACCGACCGGCCGCGTAACACCCGTGCAAGGTACTGTTCACCACCGACAAGGCGTATCGGCTGGGTGGGCTGAATCACCACCTTTTTGGCATACACAGCCTCAGATTTTTTGATCTTTACCCGCTCGTCAATGCCGGTACCGGCATTCCCCCGTATGTTTCCGTCAATGCGAAGGATGGAGTACCCGGTATCCTGTGCAAACCCGGGCCAGACAACTGCCGCTGCCTTCTTCTTACCCTGGATCTCGATAACATCTCCTGAGACCAACCCGAGCTTCTTCATCACTTCGATACTTACCCGTGCGATTCCGCGACCGGCATCATCATGGGTTGCTTCTTTTACTGTAACTTCTGCATAATCCTTTTCTGTCATCGTAAAACACTTCGTTCATTCAAGGTTTACCATAAGTTAGCGTTCCATACTATATAAAATGCTTGTACGCCTCCCCTAAAAGAAATTCCAAAGAATCATGGTATAGATTTCTGTCCGAATAAGGCGGGGTTTCCCATTTCGTATCTGATTACCCGTGCTCTCGTCATCAATAGACAACCGGTAGTTGCTACCAGACAATAAACAAAAAAATCTGCGTTATTCCAAATCAACTTTACTTGTTGAAAAGACAAGCCAGTTTTAGTCCAGAATTGAAAAAAGAAGCCTTTATCTGGTCTTTACTGCAACGTGTATAGCATGAGTATTGTCGCTGATGCCAAACGTGGTATCATTACAGAAGAGATGAAGATCGTTGCCAAGCAGGAAGGAGTCACCGAAGATTTTGTCCGGCGCGGTGTTGCAGGAGGCCATATCGTTATCCCGGTCTCACCCTATAGAAAAGTAAAAATATGCGGGATTGGCGAAGGGCTCCGGACCAAGGTTAATGCATCGATAGGGACCTCCACTGATATCGTTGATATTCCCCAGGAGATCGAGAAGGCAAAACAGGCCGAACGTGCTGGTGCTGATACCCTGATGGAACTTTCTACCGGTGGCGATTTTGTCGAGATCCGCAAACAGGTAATCGCTAATAC from Methanoregula sp. harbors:
- a CDS encoding CDC48 family AAA ATPase is translated as MTEKDYAEVTVKEATHDDAGRGIARVSIEVMKKLGLVSGDVIEIQGKKKAAAVVWPGFAQDTGYSILRIDGNIRGNAGTGIDERVKIKKSEAVYAKKVVIQPTQPIRLVGGEQYLARVLRGRSVMEGQTVRVDVIGNSITLVIAKVAPKGIAIVTDETEIELKEEPYKPEEGKRELSDIHYEDIGGLGRELQLVREMIELPLRHPEIFERLGIQPPKGVLLYGPPGTGKTLIAKAVANEVDAHFITISGPEIVSGTYGASEGKLREVFEEAQANAPAIIFIDEVDSIAPKREDTKGELERRVVAQLLALMDGLKGRGQVIVIAATNLPDSIDPALRRGGRFDREIEIGIPDKKGRMEIFQVHTRGVPLADDVKIEEYANSTHGFVGADVALLVKEAAMHAIRKIIPQIKLDEEIPNEVLDALRVTNDDFAEARKHVEPSAMREVLVEVPDITWKQVGGLEETKQELKEAVEWPLKYPEVFEQLQTKPPKGILLFGPPGTGKTLLAKAVANESECNFIAVKGPELLSKWVGESEKGVREIFRKARQASPSIIFFDEIDALVPKRGSFEGSSHVTESVVSQILTELDGMEELKNVTILAATNRPDMLDDALLRPGRLERHIYVPAPDEDSRKKIFEVYLGGDTGSILAKDVDIDALVKQTEGYVGADIESLVREAKMAAMREFIVVMGTRGEQERKDAIKNVMITKAHFDAALLNVRGSLDREAIEISEQQSWQMLYNEEQRIILKNASAALARAGMMHKDTDSPAFDALRKATYHGKKDFAAIKKLTGELEKKEESPKTKKSEK